Part of the Penicillium digitatum chromosome 4, complete sequence genome is shown below.
GGATATAGCACTTATTTTGAAAGGCAAATCCGATGCTAACTACTGTAACATTTGCTAGGTCCAGTCGAAATGAGTGTCATTTGGGACAAAAGTCCGATCTCTTTCGCCCTAGTAGTCAGgccaaacaaagaaaagaaaaaaatgtGAAACGTTTTCCGGGAGAGCTCAAAGAAACAAATTCTAcgcaaagaaaacaaggaaacAAGGAAACAAGGAAACAAGGAAACATCTCAGAAACGTGTCATGGACCAAGATGTCAAAGGTGTCCCTCCTCCCCTTCATCAACCTCGAATTCCCCATCGACATCCTCATTTGAGGCACCCTCCTcaatgatcttcttcttAAAACACGCTTGCAGCATATCCCGCTCCTTTTGTAGACGGGCCACCTCGGCCTGTAACTCTCGTAGCGAGATTCTCAAATTCTGTATCTTCGTCTGATATGCCCGACCCAGCCCGTCTGCCTGGCCTGCCAATCGTGAATACTTCTTCCGGATccattttctctctttgcGCAGTCGATGTACTTGTCGATCGAGCAAGTGTCGCTGCTTCACATCCGTGTCGCGGATCGTCTGGATCACATTGTCAATCACCCCAGTGTGCCGTGCTTGGAGTGTGCCGTCTTCGGAGTACTTGGCGATGCTGATGAATGTTGCGCAGATGTCTGCCGCGATTGATACCATCAGCTCGCGTTTTGTCGCGGAGGGTTGTTGGTCCAGGTTCTCCAGACGGAGAGCACAGAATCCTGGTTTTAGTTGCTGGCTTGGATGGTCTGGTACCATCGCTGGTGTGGGTGAGGTGGTTGGCTTCTTGGATGACATGCTGAGTGCTTGGTTTCTCGTGAGAGACTCTTCTTGGTGCCTCCGTGTAGTTATGGGGCCTTTGGGCTTGAAGTATCTAGAATCTCAGACAtagagaggaagaagaatgGAAGAATGAAATGTCTCTAAGATCATGCTCCTCTTAATTATACCTAGCTAACGTTCGGAAGAATTAGGAAATCAGGTGTATTATCTAATTATCTTTCAATCCTAGGTCTTAGCTAACAAACATTACCTTTGAtcggtttctttctttgttggagttAGATTGTTTTTGGCTAGTTTGACGTATGTGTTTTGGGCTTTAAAAGCAATTGTTGATAGAGGTATTCCTGGATTCTATGTTGTAGCGTAGATGCCATCGTATCGCCCACTTCTTTAGTCCTAGCTTTACCCTCAAGGTCAGGCGTCCGAAGCCTTGGGTCCAACACGTTTTATACTGCGTCCGCTATACATTGAGCCGTATCTGCTATTGCGTAACATGATCTCGATATTATTATGCTAATGTTGAGCCAGACAAGAGTGGAATGTATGTAACCCAATCGCCAAATCACAGACTGTTATCCAACCTAGAAACATCCAATTCATCGATAATTTGAAACCAAAAACCATGCAATAATAGTCTACTGTCTTTTGAGTCCATTGTCTTCGCAAATCTTGTGTTTTGGGATCTCACCTCTAATCCAACTAATCCGGCAATAGGGCTTAGGGCCGATCAGACCCCCTCATatttgcactgtttgcacTGCGGGCATCATTTCTAAGCATTTGGACGATCTCCAATTCCAAGCGCAATACATTTTTCCTGTGACAAATCCTCAAGATGTCGCGCATTGAAGAACTTCCAGATGACTTTGATGAGTCGCTCAATCTCAACAAGGCCCCTCCCGAGGTCGCCCAGGGCCTACCCCAGCCCGGGTTTGACGCCTTCGCTCCTACCAACGAAATTCCCTTCCCGATCAACGAGGAGGCATTGAAGGCGCGCCAGACCGACCCCAATGCACCTGAACTGCCGCCGGCTATTGCGGCCATTCAGTCGCATACCTCAGAGGAGTTGATGGCAATGATGAATAAGACTCCTCTGTTCATGACCGATATTGAGAATGCGGGTGATGAGAGTATGTCAGATCATTACTTGGATCTGGTCGTTTGATTTTACTGACAGCGGTTTGTAGAGGGTGAAAATGTCCTCCTAGATGCCCTCCAGGCTCTGCAGAACGAAGGTACCAGAGGTGAGGTTGCGAATACCTTTAAGGGACAAGGCAATGAAGCTGTACAGGAACTCAAGTGGATCGACGCCAAAGAGTTCTACACAAAGGCTATTGCCGTCATTAACGCCA
Proteins encoded:
- a CDS encoding Isopropylmalate dehydrogenase, producing the protein MSSKKPTTSPTPAMVPDHPSQQLKPGFCALRLENLDQQPSATKRELMVSIAADICATFISIAKYSEDGTLQARHTGVIDNVIQTIRDTDVKQRHLLDRQVHRLRKERKWIRKKYSRLAGQADGLGRAYQTKIQNLRISLRELQAEVARLQKERDMLQACFKKKIIEEGASNEDVDGEFEVDEGEEGHL